A genomic window from Streptomyces sp. NBC_00234 includes:
- a CDS encoding phosphodiester glycosidase family protein yields the protein MGICRSGTVVRSLVLLATVSATVAGAITPAVADPNPDPRPANAAEVLRPIAPPAASNAAGVATESVVDGDGIETARTSRPVAPGVHLTSYDRLESDKWLRVDSLSVDLDGSGVRADYLSTGKVAERRTVSELAAAHDPGSGRRTVAAINADFFDINQTGAPQGPGIKDGVPVHSPAPGIHRAVGLGPESAGRVLELYFDGTLTLPSGHHPLTAYNAANVPPGGVGAYTSAWGSADRALTVDAATPVAEAAVRDGKVVSVSHAPGSGPVPEGTTVLVGREAGAALLAALRPGDPVSLEYRARTDSGPVPRTAVGGRELLVVDGVAQNHEGGGNNTAAPRTAVGFSKDGRTMQVITVDGRQADSGGVTLTELATMMRRAGSYSALNLDGGGSSTLVAREPGSDALQVENSPSDGSERTVPNGLALTAPDGSGRLTGFWVETRTPGGAAPGDDPVRGGHPERVFPGLTRQLTADGYDETYGPAAGTPRWNAVSAAVGKADSTGLFTARRSGTTEVVARNGAARGSTRLTVLDRLARIQPTTRRVGLADADATGAFGIVGLDAHGTSAPVEPRDVDLDYDHALFDVRDDGQGAFTVTSRTGSGAGQIRATVAGTTTALAVSVGLTEQAVSSFDDAASWKFSQARASGFLAATPDGHTGTGLRIGYDFTQSTATRAAYAAPPQPIAVPGQPQSYTLWIKGDGNGAWPTLHLKDAAGSDQLLRGPYITWTGWRQVTFAVPPGIAMPLTVFRFYLAETAAARQYTGEIVIDDLAAQVPPTVTLPEQPATDDPLIDPAAVTQRRDWQFAVMSDAQFVAREPNSAIVAQARRTLREIKAAAPDFLVVNGDLVDEGSPADLAFARRILTEELGDSLPWYYVPGNHEVMGGKIDNFVGEFGAAQRTFDHKGTRVITLDTSSLSLRGGGFGQIKHLREQLDAAAQDTGIGSVMLIEHVPPRDPTVQKGSQLGDRKEAALVERWLADFRRTTGKGAALIGSHVGVFHASHVDGVPYLINGNAGKAPAGPADEGGFTGWSLIGADRVTPEEQETARHRPWQGAPDWVSAQTRAHVDALALDAPAALAAGERAEVGATVTQGARAVPVAFPLSADWTASPNVHIGRESGARRHHVAVLDPATGTLTALRPGTVTLAVTVNGTTSRVDIAITAAEAASAA from the coding sequence GTGGGAATCTGCAGATCCGGCACCGTGGTGCGGTCGCTCGTGCTGCTCGCGACGGTGTCCGCGACCGTGGCCGGGGCGATCACCCCCGCGGTCGCCGACCCGAACCCGGACCCCCGTCCCGCGAACGCCGCCGAAGTCCTGCGGCCCATCGCCCCGCCGGCCGCGAGCAACGCGGCAGGCGTGGCAACGGAATCCGTCGTGGACGGCGACGGCATCGAGACCGCGCGCACCTCCCGCCCGGTCGCCCCCGGCGTGCACCTCACCTCGTACGACCGCCTCGAATCGGACAAGTGGCTGCGGGTCGACAGCCTCTCCGTCGACCTCGACGGCAGCGGAGTGCGTGCCGACTACCTTTCGACGGGCAAGGTCGCGGAGCGCCGTACGGTCTCCGAGCTCGCCGCAGCGCACGATCCCGGCAGCGGTCGCCGGACCGTCGCCGCCATCAACGCGGACTTCTTCGACATCAACCAGACCGGCGCACCGCAGGGACCCGGCATCAAGGACGGTGTGCCCGTCCACTCCCCGGCCCCCGGCATCCACCGCGCGGTCGGTCTCGGTCCGGAGAGCGCCGGGCGAGTCCTGGAGCTGTACTTCGACGGAACCCTCACCCTCCCGTCCGGCCACCACCCGCTGACCGCGTACAACGCGGCCAACGTGCCGCCCGGGGGAGTGGGCGCGTACACCTCGGCCTGGGGAAGCGCCGACCGCGCGCTGACCGTCGACGCCGCGACGCCCGTCGCGGAAGCGGCGGTACGGGACGGCAAGGTCGTCTCCGTGTCGCACGCCCCGGGATCGGGCCCCGTCCCCGAGGGCACCACGGTGCTCGTCGGCCGCGAGGCGGGCGCCGCCCTGCTGGCCGCCCTGCGTCCCGGCGACCCGGTGTCGCTGGAGTACCGCGCCCGCACCGACAGCGGACCCGTGCCGCGGACCGCCGTCGGGGGCCGCGAACTCCTCGTCGTGGACGGGGTCGCCCAGAACCACGAGGGCGGCGGCAACAACACCGCCGCGCCCCGTACCGCCGTCGGCTTCTCCAAGGACGGCCGCACGATGCAGGTGATCACCGTCGACGGCCGGCAGGCCGACAGCGGCGGCGTCACGCTCACCGAACTCGCGACGATGATGCGGCGCGCGGGCTCGTACAGCGCACTCAACCTCGACGGCGGCGGCTCCTCGACGCTCGTGGCGCGCGAGCCCGGCAGCGATGCGCTCCAGGTGGAGAACAGCCCGTCCGACGGTTCCGAACGCACCGTCCCCAACGGCCTCGCCCTCACCGCGCCCGACGGCAGCGGCCGGCTCACCGGATTCTGGGTGGAGACCCGCACACCGGGAGGCGCCGCGCCCGGCGACGACCCCGTCCGGGGCGGACACCCCGAGCGGGTCTTCCCCGGCCTGACCCGGCAGCTCACCGCCGACGGATACGACGAGACCTACGGCCCCGCGGCAGGCACCCCGCGCTGGAACGCCGTGAGCGCGGCCGTCGGCAAGGCCGACAGCACCGGCCTCTTCACCGCACGCCGCAGCGGGACGACCGAGGTCGTCGCCCGGAACGGTGCCGCCCGCGGCAGCACACGGCTGACCGTGCTCGACCGGCTCGCCCGCATCCAGCCCACCACCCGCCGCGTCGGGCTCGCCGACGCGGATGCCACCGGCGCCTTCGGCATCGTCGGCCTCGACGCCCACGGAACCAGCGCCCCCGTCGAACCCCGTGACGTCGACCTCGACTACGACCACGCGCTGTTCGACGTCCGTGACGACGGCCAGGGCGCCTTCACCGTCACCTCCCGCACCGGCAGCGGCGCGGGACAGATCCGGGCGACCGTCGCGGGCACCACCACAGCCCTCGCCGTCAGCGTCGGCCTCACCGAACAGGCCGTCTCCTCCTTCGACGACGCCGCGTCGTGGAAGTTCAGCCAGGCCCGTGCGAGCGGCTTCCTCGCCGCGACACCCGACGGGCACACCGGCACCGGGCTGAGGATCGGCTACGACTTCACCCAGTCCACGGCCACCCGCGCCGCCTACGCCGCCCCGCCCCAGCCGATCGCCGTGCCGGGGCAGCCGCAGTCGTACACGCTGTGGATCAAGGGTGACGGCAACGGCGCCTGGCCGACCCTGCACCTCAAGGACGCCGCGGGATCCGACCAGTTGCTGCGGGGCCCGTACATCACCTGGACCGGCTGGCGGCAGGTCACCTTCGCCGTACCGCCGGGCATCGCGATGCCCCTGACCGTGTTCCGCTTCTATCTCGCCGAGACGGCGGCGGCCCGGCAGTACACCGGCGAGATCGTCATCGACGACCTGGCCGCCCAGGTGCCGCCCACGGTCACCCTCCCCGAACAGCCCGCCACCGACGACCCGTTGATCGACCCGGCGGCGGTGACCCAGCGCAGGGACTGGCAGTTCGCGGTGATGTCGGACGCCCAGTTCGTCGCCCGCGAACCGAACAGCGCGATCGTCGCCCAGGCCCGCCGCACCCTGCGCGAGATCAAGGCGGCGGCACCCGACTTCCTCGTCGTCAACGGGGACCTCGTCGACGAGGGGTCGCCCGCCGACCTCGCCTTCGCCCGCCGCATCCTCACCGAGGAACTCGGGGACTCGCTGCCCTGGTACTACGTACCGGGGAACCACGAGGTGATGGGCGGGAAGATCGACAACTTCGTCGGTGAATTCGGAGCGGCCCAGCGGACCTTCGACCACAAGGGCACCCGGGTCATCACGCTGGACACCTCCAGCCTGAGCCTGCGCGGCGGCGGCTTCGGCCAGATCAAGCACCTGCGGGAACAACTGGACGCTGCCGCGCAGGACACGGGCATCGGTTCCGTCATGCTGATCGAGCACGTACCGCCGCGCGATCCGACCGTGCAGAAGGGCAGCCAGCTCGGCGACCGCAAGGAGGCCGCCCTCGTCGAACGGTGGCTCGCCGACTTCCGTCGTACGACCGGCAAGGGAGCGGCCCTCATCGGCAGCCACGTCGGGGTGTTCCACGCCTCGCACGTCGACGGTGTTCCGTATCTGATCAACGGCAACGCGGGCAAGGCACCGGCGGGCCCGGCGGACGAGGGCGGTTTCACCGGCTGGTCCCTCATCGGGGCCGACCGCGTCACCCCGGAGGAGCAGGAGACGGCGCGTCACCGGCCGTGGCAGGGCGCCCCCGACTGGGTCTCGGCGCAGACCCGCGCCCATGTCGACGCCCTCGCGCTCGACGCCCCCGCCGCCCTCGCCGCGGGCGAGCGCGCCGAGGTCGGGGCGACCGTCACCCAGGGCGCGCGTGCGGTCCCGGTCGCGTTCCCGCTCAGCGCGGACTGGACGGCCTCGCCGAACGTCCACATCGGCCGCGAGTCGGGAGCCCGCCGACACCACGTGGCGGTACTCGACCCCGCCACGGGCACCCTCACGGCCTTGCGCCCGGGCACGGTGACGCTCGCGGTGACGGTCAACGGTACGACGAGCCGGGTGGACATCGCCATCACTGCTGCGGAGGCCGCCTCGGCAGCGTGA
- a CDS encoding glycoside hydrolase family 6 protein: MRSTATLLRAMPLALAAALLLAVPAAGADGSGGSAGTRPADDSGTRLYTPDANPDAYRQVRDLVRDGQLRDAAGILAMVRTPHAVWYGDQTPAEVEAEARRVVGEAGRQRSVPVFALYNVPGRDCANYSGGGASTTAEYRAWTEAVARGIGSHDAMIVLEPDSLALLPADCGQDDAEGTKTAARYTEINYAVDTFGSLARTKVYLDTGHPAWHSVNSIVPRLVAGGVARATGFYTNASNYQTDEASTWYGKLISSCLAYVEDGGDSAACPNQWWPRADAQSWLDSNVRTDPALMKHYVTDSSRNGRGPWTPPAGKYTDPQDWCNPPDRGLGARPTTRTADPLHDAVLWIKTPGESDGLCLRGTAGPQDPERGTTDPAAGAWFPQQALELVRFAQQ, encoded by the coding sequence ATGCGCAGCACAGCAACTCTGCTCAGAGCCATGCCACTCGCCCTGGCCGCAGCCCTGCTGCTGGCCGTTCCGGCCGCCGGAGCGGACGGCTCGGGCGGCAGTGCCGGAACCCGGCCGGCCGACGACTCCGGAACCCGCCTGTACACCCCGGACGCCAACCCGGACGCGTACCGGCAGGTACGCGACCTCGTACGGGACGGTCAACTGCGTGACGCGGCAGGCATCCTGGCCATGGTCCGCACGCCGCACGCCGTCTGGTACGGCGACCAGACTCCCGCGGAGGTCGAGGCCGAGGCACGACGCGTGGTGGGGGAGGCGGGCCGGCAGCGCTCCGTCCCGGTCTTCGCCCTCTACAACGTTCCGGGCCGCGACTGCGCCAACTACTCGGGCGGCGGCGCCTCCACGACCGCCGAATACCGGGCCTGGACGGAGGCCGTGGCCCGCGGCATCGGCAGCCACGACGCGATGATCGTCCTGGAACCCGATTCGCTCGCCCTGCTCCCCGCCGACTGCGGCCAGGACGATGCCGAGGGCACGAAGACCGCCGCCCGCTACACCGAGATCAACTACGCGGTCGACACCTTCGGGAGCCTCGCCCGTACGAAGGTCTACCTCGACACCGGTCACCCGGCCTGGCACTCGGTCAACAGCATCGTGCCGCGCCTCGTCGCGGGCGGCGTGGCCAGGGCGACCGGCTTTTACACCAACGCCTCCAACTACCAGACCGACGAGGCGAGCACCTGGTACGGAAAGCTGATCTCGTCCTGCCTCGCCTATGTGGAGGACGGCGGGGACAGCGCCGCCTGCCCCAACCAGTGGTGGCCGCGCGCCGACGCGCAGTCCTGGCTGGACTCCAACGTCCGTACGGATCCAGCCCTGATGAAGCACTACGTCACCGACTCCAGCCGTAACGGCCGCGGCCCCTGGACCCCGCCCGCAGGGAAGTACACCGACCCCCAGGACTGGTGCAATCCGCCGGACCGCGGCCTGGGCGCCCGACCCACCACGCGCACGGCCGACCCGCTCCACGACGCCGTCCTCTGGATCAAGACCCCGGGGGAGTCGGACGGACTGTGCCTGCGCGGAACGGCCGGCCCCCAGGACCCGGAGCGCGGCACGACCGACCCGGCCGCGGGCGCCTGGTTCCCCCAACAGGCCCTCGAACTGGTCCGGTTCGCCCAGCAGTGA
- a CDS encoding serine hydrolase domain-containing protein: MPVPSSPQVRLPLVALLAAACTAGLVHAPAQAADATAYDNRSLRRQLQELTTAPGGPPGAIAVLKRGSRTEVYRAGVAETGTDRPIQVTDQMRIASTAKAYSGAVALQLVDRGKLRLNDTIGKVLPWLPRAWHRVTLRQLLNHTSGLPDYTTDQEFLDLVTENPRRHFDSRRLLDFVADEPLAFRPGARYAYSNSDNIAVALMAEAATGCRYEDLLARLVYRPLGLRRTSLPQGYRMPEPYMHGYDVTPPNPTEDVSEALSASGVWASGGILSTPKDMTAFIRGYAGGKLISDRTRRQQLNWVNGASEPAGPGRNKAGLAIFRYTTRCGVVYGHTGNFPGYTQLVAATPDGKRSLTVSLTTQVNKTNKPELLERLRTVEENFVCALLRKR; the protein is encoded by the coding sequence GTGCCGGTTCCCAGCTCCCCACAGGTCCGCCTGCCCCTTGTCGCTCTTCTGGCCGCTGCCTGCACGGCCGGGCTGGTGCATGCCCCGGCCCAGGCCGCGGACGCCACCGCCTACGACAACCGCTCACTGCGACGGCAGTTGCAGGAACTGACCACCGCGCCCGGCGGACCGCCCGGAGCGATCGCAGTCCTCAAGCGCGGGTCACGCACCGAGGTCTACCGGGCCGGTGTCGCCGAGACCGGCACCGATCGTCCGATCCAGGTCACCGACCAGATGCGCATCGCCAGTACGGCCAAGGCGTACAGCGGTGCGGTCGCCCTCCAGCTCGTCGACCGCGGGAAGCTGCGTCTGAACGACACCATCGGAAAGGTGCTTCCGTGGCTGCCGCGTGCATGGCACCGGGTCACGCTGCGGCAGCTCCTGAACCACACCAGCGGACTGCCGGACTACACCACCGACCAGGAGTTCCTGGACCTGGTGACCGAGAACCCGCGGCGCCACTTCGACTCCCGCCGACTGCTGGACTTCGTGGCCGACGAGCCGTTGGCGTTCCGTCCGGGTGCCCGGTACGCCTACTCCAACTCCGACAACATCGCCGTGGCGCTGATGGCGGAGGCGGCGACAGGCTGCCGCTACGAAGATCTGCTCGCCCGGCTCGTGTACCGCCCGCTGGGGCTGCGCAGGACCAGTCTGCCGCAGGGCTACCGGATGCCCGAGCCGTACATGCACGGCTACGACGTCACCCCGCCGAACCCGACCGAGGACGTCAGCGAGGCACTGAGTGCGTCGGGTGTGTGGGCATCGGGCGGGATCCTCTCGACGCCGAAGGACATGACGGCCTTCATCCGCGGCTACGCCGGCGGAAAGCTGATCTCAGACCGGACACGCCGTCAGCAGCTGAACTGGGTGAACGGCGCATCCGAACCCGCGGGCCCCGGCAGGAACAAGGCCGGTCTGGCCATCTTCCGGTACACCACCCGGTGCGGCGTGGTCTACGGCCACACGGGTAACTTCCCCGGCTACACGCAGCTGGTCGCAGCCACCCCGGACGGAAAGCGGTCGCTGACCGTCTCCCTCACCACCCAGGTCAACAAGACGAACAAGCCGGAACTGCTGGAGCGGCTGCGGACCGTGGAGGAGAACTTCGTCTGCGCGCTGTTGCGCAAGCGGTAG
- a CDS encoding NUDIX domain-containing protein has product MSTGKRSAGLLLFRVVDAENAPDVEVLLGHMGGPFWAGREAAAWSVPKGEYTDGEEPEAAARREFTEELGLPVPEGGWVALGEIRQAGGKTVTVWAVEGEVDPALAVPGTFTMEWPRGSGVQREFPEMDRFAWCTPAEAAERLVVAQRVFLDRLRRHVRGGDAHPASPA; this is encoded by the coding sequence ATGTCGACGGGCAAGCGTAGTGCGGGACTTCTCCTCTTCCGGGTCGTGGACGCGGAAAACGCCCCGGACGTGGAGGTTCTCCTCGGCCACATGGGTGGCCCCTTCTGGGCAGGCCGGGAGGCGGCGGCCTGGTCGGTGCCCAAGGGCGAGTACACCGACGGGGAGGAACCGGAGGCCGCCGCCCGCCGGGAGTTCACGGAGGAGCTGGGGCTTCCCGTTCCCGAGGGCGGGTGGGTGGCGCTCGGTGAGATCCGCCAGGCGGGCGGCAAGACGGTGACCGTATGGGCGGTGGAGGGGGAGGTGGATCCCGCCCTGGCCGTACCGGGGACGTTCACCATGGAGTGGCCGCGCGGCTCGGGCGTGCAGCGGGAGTTCCCCGAGATGGACCGCTTCGCCTGGTGCACTCCCGCCGAGGCCGCGGAGCGGCTCGTGGTGGCCCAGCGTGTCTTCCTCGACCGGCTGAGGCGTCATGTGCGGGGCGGGGACGCCCACCCCGCAAGCCCGGCGTGA
- the abc-f gene encoding ribosomal protection-like ABC-F family protein, which produces MSPKHPTAPEHPTRDRGQLTLKDVSKSYGDRSVLDGVSLTVRPGEKAGVIGENGSGKSTLLRLIAGKETPDSGELAVRFPGSVGYLAQTLPQTLGLGPRDTVRDAIDAALAELRELERRISEAEAALSAQEPTEAELEAYGDLLAAYEQRDGYRADSRVDAALHGLGLVHLGRERALGTLSGGEQSRLALACVLAAAPELLLLDEPTNHLDSSAVGWLEDHLLAHRGTLVVITHDRAFLERITTVILEVDRDLRGVARYGDGWAAYRTAKAADRRRRVQEHQEWLADVARTEELVGAAGRRLNGSGRDPGEGFGKHRRSHEAKLSGQVRAARTRLDALLADPVPAPPRPLVFTGEPVLAGGTDTESPGEPAPVAELESVAVGDRLDLPFLRVTAGRRLLVTGPNGAGKTTLLRVLAGDLAPDTGTVRRRARIGYLPQELPARLTRRSLLSTFAAGRPGLPEEYEEDLLALGLFRADDLHVSVAALSVGQQRRLALARLVTRPADLLVLDEPTNHIALTLVEELEAALAAYRGAVVVVSHDRSFRGRFTGERLELREGRPVT; this is translated from the coding sequence ATGTCACCCAAGCACCCCACCGCGCCCGAGCACCCCACCCGCGACCGTGGTCAGCTGACCTTGAAGGACGTCTCCAAGAGCTACGGGGACCGGTCCGTCCTCGACGGGGTCTCGCTCACCGTCCGCCCCGGAGAGAAGGCCGGTGTCATCGGGGAGAACGGTTCCGGCAAATCCACCCTGCTCAGGCTGATCGCGGGGAAGGAGACCCCCGACAGCGGGGAACTCGCCGTCCGGTTCCCCGGCTCCGTCGGCTACCTCGCCCAGACCCTGCCCCAGACCCTCGGCCTCGGCCCCCGCGACACCGTGCGGGACGCGATCGACGCGGCGCTCGCCGAACTGCGCGAGCTGGAGCGCCGGATCAGTGAGGCGGAAGCCGCGCTGTCCGCGCAGGAGCCCACGGAAGCCGAGCTCGAAGCGTACGGGGACCTGCTCGCCGCGTACGAGCAGCGCGACGGATACCGGGCGGATTCCAGGGTCGACGCGGCCCTGCACGGTCTCGGCCTCGTCCATCTCGGCCGCGAGCGTGCGCTGGGCACCCTCTCCGGCGGTGAACAGTCCAGGCTGGCACTCGCGTGCGTGCTGGCCGCCGCCCCCGAACTGCTGCTGCTCGACGAGCCCACCAACCACCTCGACAGCAGTGCCGTCGGCTGGCTGGAGGACCATCTCCTCGCCCACCGCGGCACCCTCGTCGTCATCACCCACGACCGGGCGTTCCTGGAGCGGATCACCACCGTGATCCTGGAGGTCGACAGGGACCTGCGCGGCGTCGCCCGGTACGGGGACGGCTGGGCCGCCTACCGCACTGCGAAGGCCGCCGACCGCCGACGGCGGGTCCAGGAGCACCAGGAGTGGCTGGCCGACGTCGCCCGTACGGAAGAGCTCGTCGGCGCGGCGGGACGGCGTCTCAACGGAAGCGGCCGTGACCCCGGGGAGGGCTTCGGCAAGCACCGCCGGTCCCACGAGGCCAAGTTGTCCGGGCAGGTCAGGGCGGCCAGGACCAGGCTCGACGCGCTGCTCGCCGATCCCGTGCCCGCCCCGCCGAGGCCCCTGGTCTTCACGGGCGAGCCCGTCCTCGCCGGCGGCACGGACACGGAGTCCCCGGGCGAACCGGCCCCGGTCGCCGAACTCGAATCCGTCGCCGTCGGCGACCGCCTCGACCTGCCGTTCCTGCGCGTCACGGCGGGTCGGCGACTCCTGGTCACCGGCCCCAACGGCGCGGGCAAGACCACGCTGCTGCGGGTGCTCGCCGGGGACCTGGCACCGGACACGGGCACGGTCCGGCGCAGGGCCAGGATCGGCTACCTGCCGCAGGAACTCCCCGCCAGGCTGACCCGCCGCTCCCTCCTCTCGACGTTCGCCGCGGGCCGGCCGGGACTGCCCGAGGAGTACGAGGAGGACCTGCTCGCTCTCGGTCTGTTCCGCGCGGATGACCTGCACGTCTCCGTCGCCGCCCTCTCCGTCGGGCAGCAGCGCAGGCTCGCCCTCGCCCGCCTCGTGACCAGGCCCGCCGACCTGCTGGTCCTGGACGAGCCGACGAACCACATCGCGCTCACGCTCGTCGAGGAGCTGGAAGCGGCCCTCGCCGCGTACCGGGGAGCCGTCGTCGTGGTCTCCCACGACCGCAGCTTCCGCGGCCGGTTCACCGGCGAACGGCTCGAACTGCGGGAGGGCCGGCCGGTCACCTAG
- the dhaL gene encoding dihydroxyacetone kinase subunit DhaL codes for MLDSAFFRRWMAATAVAVDREADRLTELDSAIGDADHGSNLRRGFAAVTAALEKDSTPTPGAVLMLAGRQLISTVGGASGPLYGTLLRRTGKSLGDAAEVSPEQLAEAFGTGVAAVGQLGGAKAGDKTMLDALLPAADALGMSFAAAREAAEAGALATVPLQARKGRASYLGERSIGHQDPGAASSALLVAALAEAIAPRAHGEDGGGGA; via the coding sequence GTGCTCGACTCCGCATTCTTCCGCCGCTGGATGGCTGCCACGGCCGTTGCCGTCGACCGTGAGGCGGACCGGCTGACCGAGCTCGACTCGGCGATCGGTGACGCCGACCACGGCAGCAATCTGCGGCGCGGGTTCGCTGCGGTGACGGCCGCGCTGGAGAAGGACTCCACGCCGACCCCGGGGGCCGTACTCATGCTTGCCGGACGGCAGTTGATCTCTACGGTCGGCGGGGCGTCAGGGCCCTTGTACGGGACGCTGCTGCGGCGTACGGGAAAGTCCCTGGGCGACGCGGCCGAGGTGTCACCGGAGCAGTTGGCCGAGGCGTTCGGGACCGGCGTCGCGGCGGTGGGTCAGCTGGGCGGTGCGAAGGCCGGTGACAAGACCATGCTCGACGCACTGCTGCCGGCGGCCGACGCGCTGGGCATGTCGTTCGCCGCGGCGCGGGAGGCGGCGGAGGCGGGTGCGCTCGCCACCGTCCCGCTGCAGGCCCGCAAGGGCCGGGCGAGTTATCTGGGTGAGCGGAGCATCGGGCATCAGGATCCGGGAGCGGCGTCGTCCGCGCTGCTTGTCGCGGCGCTCGCCGAGGCGATCGCACCGCGCGCGCACGGCGAAGACGGCGGGGGCGGCGCATGA
- a CDS encoding DUF6191 domain-containing protein, producing MEFAVLMTLPGLVIGLTLLAFVDQILLRAGRAGMLPWRNSARRGQVSATGFEQLHATFSPGKQSELKERRSALLMRDDEEDGAPPHSTVDLDGGLAVIRVPGAPASPGS from the coding sequence ATGGAATTCGCCGTGCTGATGACGTTGCCCGGACTGGTCATCGGGCTCACCCTGCTCGCCTTCGTCGACCAGATCCTGCTCCGCGCGGGGCGGGCCGGCATGCTGCCATGGCGCAACAGCGCCCGCAGGGGCCAGGTGTCGGCGACGGGCTTCGAGCAGTTGCACGCCACCTTCTCGCCCGGCAAGCAGAGCGAGCTCAAGGAGCGCCGCAGCGCGCTCCTGATGCGCGACGACGAGGAGGACGGCGCCCCGCCCCACTCCACCGTGGACCTGGACGGCGGACTCGCCGTCATCCGCGTCCCCGGCGCCCCGGCGAGCCCCGGCAGCTGA
- a CDS encoding SAM-dependent methyltransferase encodes MQRIDTTRPHTARIWNYWTGGKDNYPVDREAGDQIRKLHPGIGDYARADRLFLGRAVRHLTAEAGIRQFLDIGTGLPSAENTHEVAQRVAPESRVVYVDNDPLVLAHARALLTSSPEGATDYLDADLRDVDAILDRASRTLDLTRPVALMLLGVVIFIEDDEESYAVVRRLLDALPAGSHLVLSHTVTSPSMPDVDAAVAFWNEHGTPRLTQRTPEAVARYFDGLDLLEPGVVSCSRWRPAEEAGPAPAEVAMFGAVGRKG; translated from the coding sequence ATGCAGCGCATCGACACGACCCGCCCCCACACGGCCAGGATCTGGAACTACTGGACGGGCGGCAAGGACAACTATCCCGTCGACCGCGAGGCGGGGGACCAGATCCGCAAGCTGCACCCCGGCATCGGTGACTACGCGCGTGCCGACCGGCTCTTCCTCGGCCGTGCGGTGCGCCACCTGACGGCCGAGGCGGGAATCCGGCAGTTCCTGGACATAGGTACGGGCCTGCCGAGCGCGGAGAACACGCACGAGGTGGCCCAGCGGGTGGCACCCGAGTCCCGCGTCGTCTACGTGGACAACGACCCGCTCGTGCTCGCGCACGCCAGGGCGCTGCTCACCAGCAGCCCCGAAGGGGCGACCGACTATCTGGACGCCGATCTGCGCGATGTCGACGCGATCCTCGACCGGGCGTCGCGAACGCTGGATCTCACCCGGCCGGTGGCGCTCATGCTGCTCGGGGTGGTCATCTTCATCGAGGACGACGAGGAGTCCTACGCGGTGGTCCGCCGCCTCCTGGACGCGCTGCCGGCCGGGAGCCATCTGGTGCTCTCGCACACCGTGACCAGCCCGTCGATGCCCGACGTGGACGCCGCGGTGGCGTTCTGGAACGAGCACGGCACGCCCCGGCTGACCCAGCGGACACCGGAGGCCGTCGCCCGCTACTTCGACGGACTGGACCTCCTGGAGCCCGGAGTGGTCTCGTGCTCGCGGTGGCGCCCGGCCGAGGAAGCCGGCCCGGCGCCCGCGGAGGTCGCGATGTTCGGAGCGGTGGGCCGCAAGGGCTGA
- a CDS encoding PTS-dependent dihydroxyacetone kinase phosphotransferase subunit DhaM yields MSAPQQVGIVLVSHSGAVAESVAELARGLAAGGATAPVAAAGGTPGGGLGTSTELIAEAARSVDGGAGIAVLVDLGSAVLTVKAMLAEGDELPEGARLVDAPFVEGAVAAVVTASAGGDLAAVEAAATEAYDYRKE; encoded by the coding sequence ATGAGTGCCCCGCAGCAGGTCGGGATCGTGCTGGTGTCGCACAGCGGGGCGGTGGCCGAGTCGGTCGCCGAGCTCGCGCGAGGTCTCGCGGCGGGCGGGGCGACGGCGCCCGTAGCCGCTGCCGGGGGCACACCCGGCGGTGGTCTCGGAACAAGCACGGAGCTGATCGCCGAGGCCGCCCGGTCGGTCGACGGCGGCGCCGGCATCGCGGTGCTGGTCGACCTGGGGAGCGCGGTTCTCACGGTGAAGGCCATGCTCGCCGAGGGTGACGAACTGCCGGAAGGCGCACGCCTGGTCGACGCGCCGTTCGTCGAGGGCGCGGTGGCCGCCGTGGTCACCGCCTCGGCCGGCGGCGACCTGGCAGCCGTGGAGGCGGCGGCCACGGAGGCGTACGACTACCGCAAGGAGTAG